The Luteolibacter rhizosphaerae region GCTTCCAGCTTCCGCCAGAACCATGCGGCCATGCGCTCGATGGTCGGGCTTTCAAGGCCGGGAATGTCGTTGAGGTAGCCGTGATCGAGTTGCTCGAGCAACGGCCGCATGGCGTCCGAGATCTTCTTGTGATCGTAGATCCAGCCGATGCTTTCATCGACTTCGCCTTCCACGGAGATCTCGATCTTGAAGCTATGCCCGTGCATCTGCCGGCACTTGTGGCCTTCCGGCAGGCTGGGCAAGGTGTGGGCGGCTTCGAAGCGGAACTCTTTCGTCAGGCGGGCGCGCATGGTTGCCAGCATGCAACGGGCGGGAGGGGAGCGCAAGCCGTGTGAGAACCGGTCCTCCCCGGGGTAGCGCACGGTCTTCTCTTCGTTTCTCCATCGGAGCTTCACAGCTTCATTCTCCTGCCATGGACCTTTCACCGAATGAGTCCGGTCTTTTCATTCCGGGTTCATTCCTACTTCACCGCGAGGCTTCGTGATCCTCGCAAGTGATCCGCCGCTTGCTACAACCGAGCTCCGAGCTCCTCGATGACCCTTCGCCGGGGACTATCGCGAAGACCGCCGGATTGGCCGCTCTTGCACTGGCGGTTTATGGCTTCACGACTGGCTTCTGGCGTTCGCCCGTGATGGGCTGCTATGTGGCGATCAAGATGCCGCTACTGGTGGCATGCACGCTCGGCTGTAACGGCATGTTGAACGGGCTGCTCGGAATTCTCTTGGGAGGAGTCGGCTTCAAGGAGTCGATGCTTGCGCTGCTGAGCGCTTTTGCGTCGGCCGCTCTGATCCTGGGATCATTGGCACCGGTGACCTTCATGTTGGCGCTGGATGCCCCGCCGCCGGATTCACCTTATGCCAGCTCGGCCCATGCGGGCTATCTCCTCTTCCACGTCGCGCTGATTGCGATCGCAGGAATTGCGGGTACGCTATCCCTTTTCAAGATCTTGCTGCAGCGCTGCCCCTCGCGCCGGGTGGCGATGACGACGATGTTCGCATGGCTGGCCGGGAACGGATTTCTCGGGGCCCAGTTCTCTTGGATTCTCCGACCCTTCTTCGGAACCCCGACCTTGGAGGTCGCCTTCCTGCGTCCGGATCCCATGCACGGTAGCTTCTATGAAGCCGTGTGGCGCTCGCTTGATCGCGTCACCCGCGGTGCCGCGCTGCCCTTCTCCCTCGCAAGTATTCTTACTCTGCTACTGCTAGTGCCGTACTTCTACCGTCTATCTCAACAACGACCACGACCCATACGACCATGAATGCCGATACGCCCCAACCTCCGCCCTACATGCCCCAGCCACCGCCAGCGAGGGTCGAGCCGCCTTTGCCGGACAAGCTGGATATCCGCGCGCTCTTCGAGGCTTTGCTCCGCAGTCCCCGAGGATTGGTCGCCCGTCTGGCCGAACCTGGCAGCGGGGCGCTGCTATCCTTTCTGGGGATTGCGATCATTTCGATGATCGCTTTCGGTCTCGTGCTCGGCAGCTTCGCGATGGGCACGCAGCTCTGGGCTGCTCCGCTCAAGATCACCGTAGGACTGCTGATCGCGGGGATCATCTGCTACCCAAGCCTCTACATCTTCTCCTGTTTGGCGGGATCGCGGGCGGGGGCAGGGCAACTGGCGTCCACCTTGGCGGGGATGTTGGCGCTGGCCGGTCTCTTGCTCCTCGGGTTTGCGCCGGCGGTTTGGATCTTCACTCAGGCTACGGACGCCTTCGGGTTCATGGGGGCTCTGGGTCTGATGCCGTGGTTCGTGGCCCTTTGCTTCGGCTTCCGTTTCTTGGAAACTGCCGTCGGCCTCACGGGTGCGACCTCGCGGGGGCCGGTTTTCGTGTGGAGC contains the following coding sequences:
- the queD gene encoding 6-carboxytetrahydropterin synthase QueD, whose protein sequence is MRARLTKEFRFEAAHTLPSLPEGHKCRQMHGHSFKIEISVEGEVDESIGWIYDHKKISDAMRPLLEQLDHGYLNDIPGLESPTIERMAAWFWRKLEADLPGLAEIVIFETPTARCSFKGEF